A window of the Emys orbicularis isolate rEmyOrb1 chromosome 1, rEmyOrb1.hap1, whole genome shotgun sequence genome harbors these coding sequences:
- the OLFM4 gene encoding olfactomedin-4 isoform X1 gives MKCANLAVLLVFLQNAIAQNATSITLQNVPFANVTGSLNENGVCQCSVYLPDTAFPVQKVEMLEITARVLSEKFEIELTKVSQYTKAIQIYEQKIRNLTIKVEHMESTSVSYTELDFQLLKLEINEMQRLVTQLKSTLVGSNVIVEQLYVEIRNLTVMVNDLESLDKNNILAIRREIVTLQNRLKECEKDRNQTTPPSYFPPGSCGHGGIVNISQPYVVQLNWRGFPFKYGAWGRDYSLRTPQKDLYWVAPLNTDGRILEYYRLHNSYDDLLLFKNAKDNRIVYGEGSGTAVYNNFMYYNIYNTRDMGKLDLNTNTLALRKTLPNAAYGNRFSYAGVGWQDMDFAVDESGLWVIYSTEESTGNIVISKLNETTLDVLHTWKTRQYKPSVSNAFIVCGVLYATRPVNTRKEEIFYMYDTNTEQEGRISIIMDKMLETVQSINYNPSDQILYVYNDGYLVRYNLIFQPALH, from the exons CCATTTGCCAACGTAACCGGCTCTTTGAATGAAAATGGAGTGTGCCAATGCTCAGTGTACCTGCCAGACACCGCCTTTCCTGTGCAGAAGGTCGAGATGCTGGAAATCACAGCCCGAGTGCTTTCTGAGAAATTTGAAATAGAACTTACTAAA GTTAGCCAATATACCAAAGCAATTCAAATATATGAACAGAAAATCCGAAACCTAACCATCAAGGTGGAACATATGGAGTCAACCAGTGTTTCTTACACTGAGTTGGACTTTCAGTTACTGAAACTGGAAATCAATGAAATGCAGAGACTGGTCACTCAGCTGAAATCCACACTTGTTGGAAGCAATGTGATTGTTGAACAACTATACGTGGAG ATTAGGAATCTGACTGTCATGGTAAATGATCTGGAATCATTGGACAAAAACAATATCCTTGCAATCCGTCGAGAAATTGTGACACTGCAGAATCGATTGAAGGAATGTGAAAAGGATAGAAATCAAACCACTCCACCCTCCTATTTCCCACCAG GTAGTTGTGGTCATGGTGGAATTGTGAATATCAGCCAGCCCTATGTTGTACAGCTGAACTGGAGAGGATTTCCCTTCAAATATGGTGCCTGGGGTAGGGATTACTCTCTTCGGACGCCACAGAAGGACCTATACTGGGTTGCACCTTTGAACACAGATGGAAGAATCTTGGAATATTACAGACTTCATAATTCCTATGATGATTTGCTGCTATTCAAAAACGCTAAAGACAATAGAATTGTATACGGGGAAGGCAGTGGCACTGCAGTTTACAATAATTTCAtgtattataatatatataatacaagAGATATGGGCAAGCTCGATTTAAACACAAACACATTGGCTTTGAGGAAAACTCTGCCCAACGCTGCTTATGGTAACCGTTTCTCTTATGCTGGTGTTGGGTGGCAAGATATGGACTTTGCTGTGGATGAAAGTGGATTATGGGTAATTTATTCAACTGAGGAAAGCACGGGTAACATTGTGATTAGCAAACTCAATGAGACCACACTTGATGTGCTCCATACTTGGAAAACAAGGCAGTACAAGCCATCTGTTTCCAACGCTTTCATCGTATGTGGTGTTCTATATGCCACAAGACCTGTCAACACTAGGAAAGAGGAAATATTTTACATGTATGACACCAACACTGAACAGGAAGGTAGAATTAGTATAATTATGGACAAAATGTTAGAAACAGTTCAGAGTATCAACTATAACCCCTCAGACCAAATCCTGTATGTTTACAATGATGGCTACCTTGTTAGATACAATCTGATTTTTCAACCTGCGTTACACTGA